From the genome of Chroicocephalus ridibundus chromosome 1, bChrRid1.1, whole genome shotgun sequence, one region includes:
- the NOL12 gene encoding nucleolar protein 12 encodes MGRKKKKKGPGGREGRLVVTFDEERRREYLTGFHKRKVERRKAALEEIKRKLKEEQRKMKEERHQEYLKMLSEREEALDEADELEHLVTSRTESVNIDHPNHIVTVTTISDLDLSGARQLGLTTPVGKSDGSEEEKGEEVVNKPVRTMPKKSRNPFLSEKISSLTATLHMHSQKKKGKRPQRGQGPRKKTQKSSTGRTTKTQRRRLTGKMGRDQD; translated from the exons ATGGGTcgcaagaagaagaagaagggtcCCGGCGGCCGTGAGGGCCGGCTGGTAGTGACTTTTGACGAGGAGAGGCGGAG GGAGTACTTGACCGGCTTCCACAAGCGGAAGGTGGAGCGGAGGAAGGCGGCGCTGGAGGAGATCAAGCGAAAgctgaaggaggagcagaggaagatgaaggaggag CGGCACCAGGAGTACCTGAAGATGCTGAGCGAGAGGGAGGAGGCGCTGG ATGAGGCTGATGAACTGGAGCACTTGGTGACATCGCGGACAGAGTCTGTGAACATCGACCACCCAAACCACATTGTAACAGTGACCACCATCAGCGACCTGGACCTCTCAGGGGCACGCCAGCTGGGACTGACCACCCCTGTG ggaaaaagtgatggatcagaagaagagaaaggggaagaagtgGTGAACAAGCCTGTAAGAACAATGCCAAAGAAGTCCAGAAACCCCTTCCTGTCTGAAAA GATCTCTTCTCTTACTGCCACGCTGCACATGCAtagccagaaaaagaaaggaaagcgaCCCCAACGTGGGCAAGGCCCAcgcaagaaaacacagaaatccagCACGGGGCGAACCACTAAGACTCAGCGACGGAGGCTGACAGGAAAGATGGGCCGTGACCAAGATTAA